In one window of Mytilus galloprovincialis chromosome 6, xbMytGall1.hap1.1, whole genome shotgun sequence DNA:
- the LOC143080456 gene encoding uncharacterized protein LOC143080456, which yields MADAMLSKTDSKSLKKGSSASNEAKGKNPKRKSSGDDSRSKNDDTNSCSSGAKIVSSGEAGTVASRLKGLSQNTGEASKEPTLAEVFSVLKNMQQEQSSQKTDFVSLKSMVDELYYVEPEGYDESQGADPEVYDENNNDNNDHVGDTEVAEPPAKKQKTVDKEGDNVFKAAAQAYRSKDNVDTSVDDTLADTVNEFFREGISDEKYNELMKSVARPENCVSLTRTRVNQLIWDLLSPQTRSFDSVIQQHQETVVKASCNITKLLNMLCKLKSELGDDCQQEMQSCIDLGIDSIALLSQYNKMTNIKRKEYQRFDLSPEYHHLSSPSIPFTDMLYGDNVHQKSKEIQDMNRLGRNLNNNNNARGRGNGFSRGGSFGRGRGFGRGRAGSRRGGYRGGRGRGYGGRGQYSNDQGGSKNLRGVPSFLRK from the coding sequence ATGGCGGATGCCATGCTCTCGAAAACTGATTCAAAATCCTTGAAGAAAGGTTCAAGTGCTTCAAATGAGGCAAAAGGTAAAAATCCTAAAAGAAAATCATCCGGTGATGATTCTCGTTCAAAGAATGACGATACAAATAGTTGTAGTAGTGGTGCAAAAATTGTCAGCTCCGGCGAGGCCGGAACTGTTGCTTCAAGACTTAAAGGTCTGAGTCAAAATACTGGCGAAGCTAGTAAAGAGCCCACTTTAGCTGAGGTTTTTTCAGTTCTGAAGAACATGCAACAGGAACAGAGTTCCCAAAAAACTGATTTTGTGTCTCTCAAGTCGATGGTCGACGAATTGTATTACGTTGAGCCTGAGGGTTACGATGAAAGCCAGGGTGCAGACCCTGAGgtttatgatgaaaataataatgacAATAATGATCATGTTGGTGATACTGAGGTTGCAGAACCTCCagctaaaaaacaaaaaactgttgACAAAGAGGGTGACAATGTTTTTAAAGCTGCTGCTCAAGCTTATAGGTCAAAAGATAATGTTGATACAAGTGTAGATGACACTTTAGCTGACACGGTTAATGAATTTTTCCGTGAGGGAATATCTGATGAAAAATACAATGAACTGATGAAATCAGTAGCTAGACCAGAGAATTGTGTTTCTCTTACAAGGACTAGAGTAAATCAGCTCATTTGGGATTTACTCTCTCCTCAAACTAGATCTTTTGATTCGGTCATACAACAACATCAAGAGACTGTTGTTAAAGCATCATGtaacattacaaaattattaaatatgTTGTGCAAACTAAAATCTGAATTGGGTGACGACTGTCAACAAGAAATGCAGTCTTGCATAGATTTGGGGATTGATTCCATAGCTTTACTGTCACAATATAACAAGATGACTAATATAAAAAGAAAGGAATATCAAAGATTTGATTTAAGTCCTGAATATCATCATTTAAGTTCACCCTCAATTCCTTTCACTGACATGCTTTATGGTGACAATGTCCATCAAAAGTCGAAAGAAATTCAAGACATGAACAGACTTGGTcgaaatttaaataataataataatgcaaGAGGTAGAGGAAATGGTTTTTCTCGAGGAGGTAGTTTTGGTAGAGGACGAGGTTTTGGTAGAGGCCGTGCAGGGTCTCGTCGTGGTGGATACAGAGGTGGTCGAGGCCGTGGTTACGGCGGTAGAGGCCAGTATTCAAATGATCAAGGTGGTTCAAAAAACTTGAGAGGTGTTCCAAGTTTCCTGAGGAAGTAA